DNA from Bos indicus isolate NIAB-ARS_2022 breed Sahiwal x Tharparkar chromosome 15, NIAB-ARS_B.indTharparkar_mat_pri_1.0, whole genome shotgun sequence:
AGTGTGCCTGCTGAGTGTGTGGACTTTGGAGTGATTGTGTGTGAATAGTTTTCCACAAGAAAGTATTCAGGGTATCCATGGTAAACATGGCAGGGTCTCAACATACAAATAAATAccttttcagtctgttttctctctgagGATGGTTCTTTGAGAATTTGGAAGTACTTAGTGCAGATGATGATTTGTGTTGGTTATTCAATTCCAAGTAACATTCCAGAACAAAATACTGTTCTTTTGGAGTGGATTATTAATGCCTGTCATGATGAATAAgtctttaaaacataatttctttAGGGGCAGTTTTTTGATTGGCTCATTTCCCATTATAGTCCTGCAGCTGTAACAGTGCCTCATAGGCATGTAGGAGGCCCTTAAACATTTTTGATAACCTCTTAGCTGGCTTAGTGACTTGTTAGTGGGATTTTGTAGGCACAGGCTAGATTAGTAGTTCTTAACTGTTTTTCTAGTTCAATATATTCATGGGTTACACCTTGCTACCACTGTTACTGTGATCTAATTACAGTAGGAGCTGGTGTTAGGGAAGGGAGTATATCTCAAAATCACTGGGGCAGTTTGAGATGTCCCCAGCTGTGATTATCGGTCTGCTTCCTTCAGAATCAGTGAGTGAGGTATAACATGCCCCAGTCCAAAAGTTATTTTGTCTGTCCTTTGCAGTAGGAGGGGTAGTGATGATCATATTTTCATTGAATAACTGTACAAATTAAGGAAGGACATAatgttaaaaagatatatatatttttaagtatcagGTTATAAAAAAAGTATTAGATTGTTTTGGTCTCCTTTTAGCTTGTTCAGTGAGTTTTGTGCATGATATTCCATAAAGTAACCTTACAGATTGCTTCTGTATCTAAaagttcttctcttttctcttatagcCGGATGCGCAGTGATGGTTTTGATGAAGAAAGTCAAAGAGACTACTGGAGGCCAAAGAATGAAATTTGTGGAGCACTGGATGATGGTTTTCTTAAGGCTAAATCCTGGAACAAGAAGTTATATGATTATGAAGCTAACATGCCAGACAGGTCTGTGACTAAATTCTTATGACCATTAGTGATATTTGGCTTGAGaatgtgtactttttaaaaattatccctGCAAAAGCTTATTACAGAAATGTTCATAACAtactcataatagccaaaaaagtgGAAACCCAAATGTCTGTCTGTtaatggatggataaacaaaatgcggTATATGGAATGGTAATGGAATGCTATTTGGCagtaaaaggaataaagtacgTTACATGCtagaacatggatgaaccttgaaaacgttATGCCAGGtgagaaaagtcagacacaaaaggccacttaTTATATGATTCTATAGAGAAAAACTAATAcgattatataaagtttaaaaataaaataaaattaaaaaaaaaaaaaaagaaagtagattagtggttgccatgGGCTGTAGGAGATGGAGGAGTGGAATAACTGCTGATGTTTTTTTGGGggattgtttttttttggggtgatgaaaatattataaaatcatagtggtaatggttgcacaactctgaatatgctaaaagccactgaatcatactctttaaatgggtgaattttatggtatatggaTTATACCTCAATTAACTTATTCAAAAAAGTTGTCCCAAGGTAGACAGCATTATGTTATAAAGTGCTTTTAGAGAAGTATTTCACAACTGAAGAGCAGCATATTAAGAGTTCCTCAGTGTTTCAAGGAAGAGAATGGCAAGTTTTCTTACAAATGGATAAAGGAatcctttttttctgaaattagaGTGTATAGTATGGAAAATGTAACCAAGTTACTGATCTATAAATGTGGTGTTGGCTCTTCCATATCTTTTtttgttctgtgtgtgtctgtgtatgtatacacTCCTAAGTCTAATTTGTCTTAGTTTTAAGAAATGTATGCATTGATTTAGTAATATGTGTAATAAAACGTTATCTTACAGATGGGGCCACAGTGGATATAAAGAGTTATACCCTGAAGAATTTGAAACAGACAGGTAAGGCAAGTAGGCTTACTGGAAAAAACTTAGAAACTAAGATTAGTACGATGTCTGAATTATAAATGAAGTTCCTAATTTTTTACCAAGTATATGACATTTGCCATTAAAAATGTAACCAGAGAAATAGGCAGTTTAGTTGGGAGAGGACTGATATTTTGCCTTTCCCTGACATTTGGCATATCTGTAGCATGTCGGTTTTATATACAGTGTTCCATACAGTAACTCAGTATGGCAGATAaggatttttatcttcattttaaaaatgaagaaacaaaactcaGTGATAAAGTCTGATGGTAAGCTTGTatcaaagtttttatttaaaattcagaggTTAACCCCAACTTCCCATTTCAAAagcagaatataaaaattatataaatacactTTGTATTTTCTACAGTaaagcagtttttcttttttattagtaGTGATCAGCAAGATATTACCAATGGGAAAAAAACATCTCCCCAGGTAAAATCATCTACCCATGAATCTCACAAACACAAGAAGTCAAAGAAGTCCcacaaaaaaaagcagaaaaagaagtcacacaaaaaacagaagaagagcAAAAAGGAAGCCACAGATATAACAGCAGATTCCTCAAGCGAGTTCTCGGAAGAAACTGGGGCTTCTAGTACCAGGAAAAGGAAGCAACCACACAAACGCAAGAAAAAATCCAGGAAAAAGTCTCTCAAGAAATCTCCTTTATTAGAGGCAGAGAGTGACACTTCCCCATCAGATGATTCTGCATCCAGCAGTTCTGAGGAAAGTGAGGAGAGAGACACTaagaaaaccaaaaggaaaaagagagagaaaaaagcccaCATCCCTGTAGTTAACAATGAAATACAGGAGAGGACAAACAAACGCACAAATTGGAAAGTGGCTACAGATGAAAGGTCTGCCGAGAGTTCAGAGGATGACTAAATGAGAAAGCGGCATTCATGTTTTCTGCATGACTCTGGATATTTACAGTTCTTACACCTTGGGGTTTGCCAGTGACGCTACTGCTCGGCACAGGGCCTGAGGTTAGAGCTGTCCTGTGCCATCTATATATGTTCTGACAGACGTCTTGTCTAGTTTGGCCTGTTAAACTTGATCCTCTTACTGTTAATAGGGAATCCGTTATTTTGTTATGAaggtttcttgaagagattattTTTTGTGATTAATCACATTTAGGGTAGAGTGCGTATGCAGCAAATTAAAGGACCCAGAAAGTTGAATCCAGTAAAGACCTGGGTATACCAGTCACAGTGTTGAATTTGGGGAAAGCAAGGGCTGGGGTCAAGAGATGGATTGAGCTAGTGCTATATAGAATGGTATGATGAGGAAATATCGTGTTGCTCTTGTTTATTATATAATAGGTGCCACAGTTTGTCTTTAGCTTTGGTGCTTTgatcttttctgtattttggcCCCACAGATGTGGTCCAGTTTACTTAATAAGGAAATGAGCATAAGAACAAACATTTTCAATTCATGGTAACATCCTTAGACAGCTGTTACTGGTAGAAACTAGGGGTTTTTGTCATATTTCCCTGCTGGACAGGGTCTGTGGCTATACTCAGTATACCCCTAAACATGGGTGATTGGATAGTAAAAGGTTTTCCAGTTCCACTGTTTATTGCCTAAATGCACTtgtattcaaaattatttcttgGGTAAGTTGTCTTGGGTAAGTCCTTAACCAAATGAAGAATTAGGCATCAGTCGTGCTATCTCATTGTGCACTGAAAAGGATTCAGGGCAGCAACAGCCATTTAAATGTTGTCTTCCTTGTTCATTTCTTAGTTAATGAACTTGTAGATTTCCCTTGAAACTAGGTTGAATCGATTCCAAAATGAATAGGCTTCTCAGGGACATATCCATTTCTTCCTAGTCTGCCTTTGGATTAAAGCACCAAGCAAAGATCTTgttatttccctgtgctataataCGGTGATCCTACTATGTTAACTCTTAAGAAACTAAACTCGTTGGAGGAAGGCTGGCAGAACACAAGTGAGTTTTATTTACTATGGCAGAACAAGTGACATTGTATTTTCCTGGCTGTCACTTCATGGGCTGAGTAAAAATCTTGAAAGCTCAGACTTTTTGTCTTGGTTCTGCCATTAGTTGGTTACGAGGTTTGGAGCAGGTAAGTCAACCTCCCTGGAACTTTCCCCATGTGTAATACAGAAATACTTCATGGTAGCCTGACAGTGTATGACACCAGCAATAGCCTATGACAACATTCCATGAGGTGGTAATATTTTGTAGCTCTGAACTATTAAATTGTTCTCTTTACAGAACAGATTTCTAATGCTTAGTCATAAACAGTTGGCCAG
Protein-coding regions in this window:
- the NKAPD1 gene encoding uncharacterized protein NKAPD1 isoform X3; its protein translation is MWKIRELEKQMDDAYRGTKRRMLPSSSSRMRSDGFDEESQRDYWRPKNEICGALDDGFLKAKSWNKKLYDYEANMPDRWGHSGYKELYPEEFETDSSDQQDITNGKKTSPQVKSSTHESHKHKKSKKSHKKKQKKKSHKKQKKSKKEATDITADSSSEFSEETGASSTRKRKQPHKRKKKSRKKSLKKSPLLEAESDTSPSDDSASSSSEESEERDTKKTKRKKREKKAHIPVVNNEIQERTNKRTNWKVATDERSAESSEDD
- the NKAPD1 gene encoding uncharacterized protein NKAPD1 isoform X1, with product MSRVPLGKVLLRNVIRHTDAHNKIQEESDMWKIRELEKQMDDAYRGTKRRMLPSSSSRMRSDGFDEESQRDYWRPKNEICGALDDGFLKAKSWNKKLYDYEANMPDRWGHSGYKELYPEEFETDSSDQQDITNGKKTSPQVKSSTHESHKHKKSKKSHKKKQKKKSHKKQKKSKKEATDITADSSSEFSEETGASSTRKRKQPHKRKKKSRKKSLKKSPLLEAESDTSPSDDSASSSSEESEERDTKKTKRKKREKKAHIPVVNNEIQERTNKRTNWKVATDERSAESSEDD
- the NKAPD1 gene encoding uncharacterized protein NKAPD1 isoform X2; amino-acid sequence: MSRVPLGKVLLRNVIRHTDAHNKIQEESDMWKIRELEKQMDDAYRGTKRRMLPSSSSRMRSDGFDEESQRDYWRPKNEICGALDDGFLKAKSWNKKLYDYEANMPDRWGHSGYKELYPEEFETDSDQQDITNGKKTSPQVKSSTHESHKHKKSKKSHKKKQKKKSHKKQKKSKKEATDITADSSSEFSEETGASSTRKRKQPHKRKKKSRKKSLKKSPLLEAESDTSPSDDSASSSSEESEERDTKKTKRKKREKKAHIPVVNNEIQERTNKRTNWKVATDERSAESSEDD